The Lewinellaceae bacterium genome includes a region encoding these proteins:
- a CDS encoding T9SS type A sorting domain-containing protein yields MNKSILIALFFAFAGANISAQCFLDRHNTTWFDSWISCTASMNPNPVRGESHWIMYNLNDAYELFQMHIWNANAPEYLTDGMNNIVIDISNDGVSWTEAGVFQIPMADGTSIYEGLDLFDFEGASAQYVLITGLSNHGGSCFGLSEIRIDVADAPIVGVDEPVDPGCLSASIFPNPVTEASKAIISSHCSNATIYYSIRDISGKTIKSGEITPVSNEVELDISSLPIVAGSYILSLQQLDLVRRVKIVKVE; encoded by the coding sequence ATGAATAAATCTATATTAATAGCCCTGTTTTTCGCTTTTGCTGGCGCGAATATTTCAGCCCAATGTTTTCTCGACAGGCATAATACGACCTGGTTTGATTCATGGATCTCGTGTACTGCGTCGATGAATCCGAATCCTGTCCGGGGGGAGTCGCATTGGATAATGTATAATTTGAATGACGCGTATGAATTGTTTCAAATGCATATCTGGAATGCGAATGCACCGGAGTATTTGACCGACGGGATGAATAACATCGTGATTGATATTTCGAATGATGGCGTTAGCTGGACGGAAGCAGGGGTGTTTCAGATTCCGATGGCCGACGGGACTTCCATTTATGAAGGACTGGATCTTTTTGACTTTGAAGGAGCAAGCGCTCAGTATGTCCTGATCACCGGGCTGAGCAATCACGGCGGTTCCTGCTTTGGGTTGAGCGAAATAAGAATTGATGTGGCGGATGCCCCCATTGTAGGTGTTGACGAACCGGTTGATCCCGGCTGTCTTTCCGCCAGTATATTTCCCAATCCGGTCACGGAAGCCTCAAAAGCTATTATTTCCTCCCATTGCAGTAATGCTACGATCTATTATTCCATCCGGGACATTTCAGGTAAAACAATAAAAAGCGGGGAGATCACCCCGGTATCCAATGAGGTGGAACTGGACATCAGTTCATTGCCGATCGTGGCAGGAAGTTATATTTTGAGTTTACAGCAACTTGATCTGGTCAGGAGGGTTAAGATTGTGAAGGTGGAATGA